The Microplitis mediator isolate UGA2020A chromosome 8, iyMicMedi2.1, whole genome shotgun sequence genome has a window encoding:
- the LOC130673941 gene encoding homeobox protein Hox-B3-like, with protein MSVLPDFDVLLNYSTLPLEFPTYGSSPEGIRSEESSSSPPSSSDEVKTSKTTKGGINIHRKPRTRFSPNQLDHLESLFAESEFLCRPRRIFTANELGLEERQVKVWFQNRRMKDKKEKDRDAKLRRIKTSAGYRATVHHQHHHHLPQNVELNTEIYNSYCPNAVSCQTSYSGSQQNGHNYTESYNHASNSNSIGYPDNNNNNCNSSISRINNNHNSNGYYSQPDDKSLNCIEDFYYYTTTGTTASEPMTDLDFDELLSKHVL; from the exons ATGTCTGTTCTTCCTGATTTTGacgttttattgaattactCTACTCTGCCATTGGAGTTTCCAACTTACGGATCTTCACCAGAAGGTATACGATCAGAAGAATCAAGTTCTTCTCCACCCTCCAGTTCTGACGAAGTCAAGACTTCAAAGACAACAAAAG gtGGTATTAACATCCATAGAAAACCGCGGACTCGATTCAGTCCAAATCAACTGGATCATTTAGAATCTTTATTCGCGGAGAGCGAATTTTTATGTCGGCCGAGACGAATTTTCACTGCCAACGAACTGGGACTGGAAGAAAGACAg gtaAAAGTATGGTTTCAAAATCGTCGGATGAAAGACAAGAAAGAGAAAGACAGAGATGCAAAGCTTAGAAGAATAAAAACATCGGCTGGGTATCGTGCTACTGTACATCATcagcatcatcatcatctacCACAAAATGTCGAGTTGAACACCGAAATATACAATAGTTATTGCCCAAATGCCGTCAGCTGTCAAACATCATACAGCGGGAGCCAACAAAACGGGCATAATTACACCGAGAGCTATAATCATGCTTCTAATTCTAATTCCATCGGATAtcctgataataataataataactgtaATTCGAGCATCAGTAGAATCAATAATAACCACAATAGTAATGGTTATTATTCACAACCTGATGATAAATCCTTAAATTGCATCGAGGATTTTTACTACTATACCACTACTGGAACCACGGCTAGTGAACCAATGACTGACTTAGATTTCGATGAACTTCTTTCTAAGCACGTACTTTGA